Below is a genomic region from Leptolyngbya iicbica LK.
GCACGGGCCCAATCTTAACTTTTTAGGCAAACGAGAGCCTGGTATCTATGGTCTTAAGACTTTAGAAGATATCAATTCGCTCTTGCAGTCTCTCGCTAGCGAGCTTGGTGTCGAACTAAGCATTGAACAGTCAAATCATGAAGGTGCTCTGGTTGATCTCATCCAGAGCACTTTTGGTGTTTTCGATGGTTTGCTCATCAATCCTGCAGCTTACACTCACACCAGCGTCGCCATCCGCGATGCGATCGCCGCCGTCGCCATTCCCACTGTCGAGGTCCATCTCAGCAATATCCACCAGCGCGAAGCCTTCCGCCACCATTCCTACATTGCCCCCGTTGCGATCGGACAAATTTCCGG
It encodes:
- the aroQ gene encoding type II 3-dehydroquinate dehydratase — translated: MNQESLKILVLHGPNLNFLGKREPGIYGLKTLEDINSLLQSLASELGVELSIEQSNHEGALVDLIQSTFGVFDGLLINPAAYTHTSVAIRDAIAAVAIPTVEVHLSNIHQREAFRHHSYIAPVAIGQISGFGAESYCLGLQALVTHLRAT